The following proteins come from a genomic window of Leptospira bandrabouensis:
- a CDS encoding adenylate/guanylate cyclase domain-containing protein, producing the protein MKTILLKLRTLLSKDSLPHGELQFPIRYKLLLITSVVLLVSMSGIIFLASYFFRKDSEVRVKENNIKINEILSLKVKSDLHSMKQDVHITASAILRSPNSANAIAKELFDEDQNFLLVGAYDASLNPKFEALNDQFLQKYDYQKSEVKELLRSIQPKLKKSFSGTTVIWNASPRFRHPILCLSFPLSESKDTHTILVTLVKLDSLLDAFQTSGPVETFLVSEDGSVLAHPDAKVVLSGINLNDLPIVERMKKSTVDNGQFRYESKDGVSYLGSFKKLGLGGVGVISQVREAKIFEEVNNIQKRNVYILIVSLALSFIVVYIFAKSLSTPILKLVDASEEIRRGNYHIELHATTHDEIGTLTKSFVSMGRGLEEREKLKDSFGRFVNQDIAEMAAKGKLSLGGQRKYCTIFFSDIRSFTAISEKLQPEEVVEFLNQYMTEMVKCVQETGGTVDKFIGDAIMATWGALRETKNHAKLTVEAALRMRDKLIEFNKGRGTTKKPIIQIGCGINTGYVIAGQIGSSDKMEYTVIGDSVNLASRVESLNKETHTDILITETTYQEVKSDYHVLSMGEIELKGKSKPQKVYAILGRKSDPNYPKNLSELQKLVGITVVKKGKK; encoded by the coding sequence ATGAAAACGATATTGCTAAAACTCCGCACTCTATTGTCCAAAGATTCCCTCCCTCACGGAGAATTGCAGTTTCCGATTCGGTACAAACTCCTTTTGATAACTTCCGTTGTACTTCTAGTTTCCATGTCAGGAATCATCTTTCTTGCATCTTACTTTTTCCGAAAGGATAGTGAGGTGCGAGTTAAAGAAAACAATATCAAAATTAATGAAATTCTTTCATTAAAAGTTAAATCGGATCTACATTCGATGAAACAAGATGTTCATATCACTGCATCTGCAATTTTAAGAAGTCCAAATTCTGCCAACGCAATCGCAAAAGAGTTGTTTGACGAAGACCAAAACTTTCTTTTAGTTGGTGCTTATGATGCGAGTCTAAATCCAAAATTTGAAGCATTAAATGATCAGTTTCTTCAAAAATACGATTACCAAAAATCAGAAGTAAAAGAATTACTTCGTAGCATCCAACCAAAATTAAAAAAATCTTTTAGCGGAACAACAGTAATTTGGAATGCAAGTCCACGTTTCCGTCATCCAATCCTTTGTTTGAGTTTTCCACTTTCTGAATCAAAAGATACACATACAATTCTTGTCACCTTGGTTAAACTAGATAGTTTGTTAGATGCATTCCAAACCTCAGGTCCCGTAGAAACTTTTCTTGTAAGCGAAGATGGAAGTGTACTCGCACATCCAGATGCAAAAGTAGTTTTATCAGGTATCAATTTAAATGATCTACCAATTGTGGAACGAATGAAAAAATCAACAGTTGATAATGGGCAGTTCCGTTACGAATCAAAAGACGGAGTTTCTTACTTAGGATCTTTTAAAAAACTGGGACTCGGTGGTGTTGGTGTCATATCACAAGTACGTGAAGCCAAAATTTTCGAAGAAGTCAATAATATTCAAAAACGAAATGTCTATATCTTAATTGTTTCACTTGCCCTATCATTTATTGTAGTTTATATTTTTGCAAAATCTCTTTCAACACCCATCTTAAAACTTGTAGATGCCTCTGAAGAAATCAGAAGAGGAAATTATCATATAGAACTTCATGCAACTACGCATGATGAAATTGGAACGTTAACCAAATCATTCGTCAGTATGGGAAGAGGATTGGAGGAACGGGAAAAACTAAAAGATTCCTTTGGACGATTTGTTAACCAAGACATTGCCGAAATGGCTGCCAAAGGGAAATTATCTTTGGGTGGACAAAGAAAATACTGCACTATCTTTTTTTCTGACATTAGGAGTTTCACTGCCATTTCAGAAAAACTGCAACCAGAAGAAGTGGTTGAATTTTTAAATCAGTATATGACGGAAATGGTAAAATGCGTCCAAGAAACGGGAGGGACTGTAGATAAGTTTATAGGTGATGCCATCATGGCCACTTGGGGGGCACTCCGTGAAACAAAAAACCATGCCAAACTAACCGTGGAAGCAGCACTTAGGATGCGTGATAAACTCATTGAATTCAATAAAGGTAGAGGTACTACCAAAAAACCTATCATCCAAATCGGGTGTGGGATTAATACTGGTTATGTGATTGCAGGACAAATTGGAAGTTCGGATAAAATGGAATACACTGTCATTGGAGATTCAGTGAACCTTGCATCAAGAGTAGAGTCTTTAAACAAAGAAACTCATACAGACATTCTTATCACAGAAACAACTTACCAAGAAGTCAAATCAGATTATCATGTTTTAAGTATGGGAGAGATTGAATTAAAAGGTAAATCTAAACCTCAAAAAGTATATGCAATCTTAGGAAGAAAATCAGATCCAAATTATCCTAAAAACTTAAGTGAGTTACAGAAGTTAGTTGGAATCACTGTAGTGAAAAAGGGGAAAAAATGA
- a CDS encoding NYN domain-containing protein has protein sequence MPVIERILIDGMNLMYKFPDLAFCLGEYRLQDARDGLLQHLKRFYQKNKHSKILVFFDGKKEITSDCYSENWGDFSIHYSHEKKADELIIGYLNLCPIPSQCLVVSSDKEIISFARRLRAKRTTSEEFYTEWLKREAEEDESEFNDLKEGLTPSSETDYWERQFLP, from the coding sequence GTGCCCGTAATTGAGAGAATCCTGATCGACGGGATGAATCTAATGTATAAATTTCCTGATTTGGCATTTTGTTTGGGTGAATACCGTCTGCAAGATGCCCGGGACGGCTTACTTCAGCACTTAAAACGGTTTTATCAGAAGAATAAACATTCTAAAATTTTAGTGTTTTTTGACGGCAAAAAGGAGATTACCTCTGATTGTTATTCAGAAAATTGGGGTGATTTTTCCATCCATTACAGCCATGAAAAAAAGGCTGACGAACTCATCATCGGATATTTAAACTTATGTCCAATACCTTCACAATGTTTGGTGGTATCATCAGATAAGGAGATTATAAGTTTCGCAAGAAGGCTCCGAGCTAAACGAACGACCTCAGAGGAATTTTACACAGAATGGCTGAAAAGGGAAGCCGAAGAGGACGAATCGGAGTTTAACGACCTGAAAGAAGGATTGACACCAAGTTCGGAAACCGATTACTGGGAGAGACAATTCCTTCCTTGA
- the truA gene encoding tRNA pseudouridine(38-40) synthase TruA: MPNYALLVEYDGNHFYGWQKQKNLPTVQASIESALSVILRKNPASRLSVAGRTDTGVHALGMVCNFKTENSIPNFHKLLVSINALTPKGVSVKNVIEVPAEFHARFSCTGREYIYKIYYSKYESSFIEGRAFWEKHHVDWDYVETQLQNLIGEKDFRSLTKAKSMAGKRAVREIFDIRLERLTPEWIQIRIRANGFMHNMVRITVGTLLDIGKGRWKSRSIGSILEEKNRSIAGITLPPDGLYFVRAYYEDYPEIHELYKIILP, from the coding sequence TTGCCCAATTATGCTCTCCTCGTCGAATATGACGGAAATCATTTTTACGGTTGGCAAAAACAAAAAAATTTACCAACAGTTCAAGCTTCCATCGAATCTGCACTTTCTGTTATCTTAAGAAAAAATCCCGCCTCACGGTTGTCAGTGGCAGGTCGGACAGATACAGGTGTTCATGCTTTGGGAATGGTTTGTAATTTTAAAACAGAGAATTCAATTCCTAACTTTCACAAACTACTTGTTTCTATCAACGCACTCACACCCAAAGGTGTTTCTGTTAAAAACGTAATTGAGGTTCCCGCAGAGTTTCATGCAAGGTTTAGTTGTACAGGACGAGAATACATTTATAAAATTTATTACAGTAAGTATGAAAGTAGTTTCATTGAGGGAAGAGCCTTCTGGGAAAAACACCATGTGGATTGGGATTATGTGGAAACCCAACTCCAAAATCTAATTGGTGAGAAAGATTTCCGGTCCCTAACTAAAGCAAAGTCAATGGCAGGCAAACGTGCCGTTAGGGAAATTTTTGACATCCGATTGGAACGTTTGACACCAGAATGGATCCAAATCCGGATTCGTGCCAATGGATTTATGCACAATATGGTGCGAATTACGGTAGGAACTTTACTGGACATTGGAAAGGGACGTTGGAAATCTAGATCCATCGGCTCCATTTTGGAAGAGAAGAACCGTTCGATTGCAGGGATTACTCTCCCGCCGGATGGACTCTATTTTGTCCGCGCATATTACGAAGATTATCCGGAAATTCATGAATTGTATAAAATCATTCTTCCTTAG
- a CDS encoding FecR domain-containing protein, with amino-acid sequence MNLDKRDRLVLFTLLSVAILFTILFYLDINRKISIGDREVVGTIFFKNNIVQRKFEDEVIWEKLENNSALTNKDTIRSEAFSDALIRLKDGTEINIDENSMFNLDLTGEEPNLEFTQGSLEVKKNDSQKSQIKITSAGSEINVDSGNVKIERSKERDLSLFVEKGKTTIKEKDGKSVSIEEGKKAEFKKTGLEIKKIPVALITPASQKLFYAEPEDVTVHFQWKVESGYEDPVLEISRSPNFQMTFINEKVEGTQADLRLKEGTFYWRIRVKSITGNGNEFSEINKFFVAKMESFQGESPEQGTVIPFVQTYPLVTLTWSKLSTVNSYRLIISNSPKLTNPVKELETTANQISYDDLKEGTYYWKVIGKSSFPDTKDRESQTLSFIIKKQNSIPAPKWLRPTPNSEISADEIKQNQAILIWDGNAELKSYQLKIFKDPKMVNAVFSEETLANFLVPNWNLLGKGTFYATVIGKSKEGKETESSSVLSFTVVDKKKIPEPEVDPKDTKPTKLEPKLEMMSPNGTIVQMKGKSSLDFQWKVSGVTGERYDLVLYQHTGDKKTAIYKITTKDSKHTLKDLSILDEGSFSWDLSVYKDSSLLFSRKGSFILALDQLKSLKPSDIEFISPKRLYKEKR; translated from the coding sequence ATGAATTTAGACAAACGTGACAGACTTGTTCTGTTTACCCTTTTAAGTGTTGCGATACTATTTACTATTTTATTTTATTTGGATATTAACCGGAAGATTAGCATTGGGGATCGAGAAGTAGTCGGAACCATTTTCTTCAAAAACAATATTGTTCAAAGAAAATTTGAAGATGAAGTGATTTGGGAAAAACTAGAAAACAACAGTGCCTTGACTAATAAAGATACCATTCGCTCTGAAGCATTTTCTGACGCACTCATTCGACTTAAAGATGGAACCGAAATTAATATCGACGAAAATTCAATGTTTAACTTGGATTTGACGGGTGAAGAACCAAACCTTGAATTCACACAAGGTTCCTTAGAAGTCAAAAAGAACGATTCGCAAAAAAGCCAAATCAAAATCACGAGCGCAGGAAGTGAAATTAACGTCGATTCAGGGAATGTTAAAATTGAACGTTCTAAAGAAAGAGACCTTAGTCTCTTTGTAGAGAAAGGTAAAACCACAATCAAGGAAAAAGATGGAAAATCAGTTTCCATAGAAGAAGGGAAAAAAGCTGAATTCAAAAAGACAGGACTTGAAATCAAAAAAATTCCAGTTGCTTTGATAACGCCAGCATCTCAAAAACTATTTTATGCAGAACCAGAAGATGTAACGGTTCACTTCCAATGGAAAGTAGAGTCCGGATACGAAGATCCTGTATTAGAAATCTCAAGATCACCTAACTTTCAGATGACGTTTATCAATGAAAAGGTAGAGGGAACCCAAGCCGACCTACGATTAAAAGAAGGTACTTTTTACTGGAGAATTAGAGTCAAAAGTATAACCGGAAACGGTAATGAATTCAGTGAGATCAATAAATTCTTTGTGGCAAAAATGGAATCTTTCCAAGGTGAATCACCAGAACAAGGAACAGTAATTCCTTTCGTCCAAACCTATCCTTTAGTCACACTTACTTGGTCTAAACTATCTACTGTTAACTCATATAGGTTAATTATATCCAACTCCCCTAAACTAACTAATCCTGTAAAAGAATTAGAAACTACTGCAAATCAAATCTCGTATGACGATTTAAAAGAAGGTACCTATTATTGGAAGGTAATTGGTAAATCATCTTTCCCTGATACAAAAGATAGAGAAAGCCAGACCCTTTCCTTTATTATCAAAAAACAAAATTCAATACCTGCACCTAAATGGTTACGACCAACTCCTAATTCGGAAATTTCTGCAGATGAGATTAAACAAAACCAAGCCATTTTGATTTGGGATGGAAATGCAGAGTTAAAGTCCTATCAATTAAAAATCTTTAAAGACCCGAAAATGGTAAACGCAGTATTTTCCGAAGAGACACTTGCTAACTTTTTAGTGCCCAATTGGAATCTATTAGGAAAAGGAACTTTTTACGCTACTGTGATCGGTAAATCAAAAGAAGGAAAAGAAACCGAATCCTCTTCTGTATTGAGTTTTACGGTAGTAGACAAAAAGAAAATCCCCGAACCTGAAGTGGATCCAAAAGATACAAAACCAACGAAACTAGAACCTAAATTGGAAATGATGTCTCCCAATGGAACCATCGTACAAATGAAAGGAAAATCAAGTTTAGATTTCCAATGGAAAGTATCCGGTGTGACAGGCGAAAGATATGATTTAGTTTTATACCAACATACAGGTGATAAAAAAACTGCCATTTATAAAATTACAACAAAAGATTCCAAACATACCTTAAAAGATTTAAGTATCCTAGATGAAGGTTCTTTTTCTTGGGACCTCAGTGTGTATAAAGATTCTAGTTTATTATTTTCGAGAAAGGGAAGTTTTATATTGGCTTTAGATCAACTGAAATCCTTAAAACCATCTGACATTGAATTCATTTCTCCGAAACGGTTGTATAAAGAAAAAAGATGA
- a CDS encoding MBOAT family O-acyltransferase, translated as MLFNSIPFLIFFSVVYLLYWAIPREFRKYFLLLAGFSFYAYFSLALTFHFLAVISINYLLYRKIRSTPTKFWIGLTVSLNLINLGFFKYIYFFSKVLADLTNYPFFKQVPDLIHIALPLAISFYTFQVIAAAVDTYRDSSKPLVKVEDYFLFVAFFPVLIAGPIMRMTDFFPNLDKLTPSKEKMYRASYLLMSGLVKKVLVADPMSLTISPVFGSPAEYDSFSLFIAGVCYSIQVYSDFSGLTDMARSVALYLGFETPENFKAPFFSTSGRELWKRWHITLSFWLRDYIYFPLGGSRKGELRTYLNLIVIMTLGGFWHGADYTFICWGFYWGVILAGERYFEDNLGWKLTPQKNKFLIVLKALIVFILFSISGLMFRSNNATNMVDHFYGIFTHFSHSLEVMFVGGSNEWLLSATSLFGPGSSFRFQHIENLERIFYTSIALLFFHHIQYVPEFWDRIRKHDVWLVPVLGIVTIFLLATLSQDGGEFIYYKF; from the coding sequence ATGTTGTTCAACTCAATCCCATTTTTAATCTTTTTTTCCGTAGTATACTTGCTCTATTGGGCCATTCCCAGAGAATTTCGAAAGTATTTCCTGTTACTTGCAGGGTTTAGTTTTTATGCCTACTTTTCTTTGGCTTTGACTTTCCACTTTTTGGCAGTCATTAGCATCAACTACCTTCTTTACCGAAAAATTAGATCCACTCCCACAAAGTTTTGGATTGGACTGACTGTATCTCTCAATCTCATCAACTTAGGATTTTTTAAATATATATATTTTTTCAGTAAGGTACTTGCTGACTTAACGAACTATCCGTTCTTTAAACAGGTCCCCGACCTCATCCATATTGCTTTACCACTTGCGATCAGTTTTTATACGTTTCAGGTTATCGCTGCTGCTGTTGATACTTACCGCGATTCATCTAAACCATTGGTAAAGGTGGAAGATTACTTTTTATTTGTCGCATTTTTCCCTGTGCTAATTGCAGGACCGATCATGAGGATGACCGATTTTTTTCCTAACCTGGACAAACTAACTCCTAGTAAAGAAAAGATGTATCGCGCTTCTTATTTGCTTATGTCTGGTCTTGTTAAAAAAGTTTTAGTAGCAGATCCGATGTCACTGACCATCTCACCAGTGTTTGGTTCACCTGCTGAATACGATTCCTTTTCTTTATTTATTGCAGGAGTTTGTTATTCGATTCAAGTCTATAGTGATTTTTCGGGACTCACAGACATGGCACGATCCGTTGCTTTGTATTTGGGATTTGAAACACCAGAAAACTTCAAAGCACCTTTTTTCTCTACATCAGGAAGAGAACTTTGGAAACGTTGGCATATCACCTTATCTTTTTGGTTAAGAGATTATATTTATTTTCCACTCGGTGGTTCTCGCAAAGGAGAACTTCGAACTTACTTAAATCTGATTGTCATTATGACCCTTGGGGGATTTTGGCATGGTGCAGATTATACCTTTATTTGTTGGGGATTTTATTGGGGAGTAATTCTTGCGGGGGAAAGATACTTCGAAGACAATCTTGGATGGAAACTAACACCGCAAAAAAATAAATTCTTAATTGTGTTAAAAGCTTTAATCGTTTTCATTTTGTTTTCGATTTCCGGGTTAATGTTTCGTTCTAACAATGCAACGAATATGGTGGATCATTTTTACGGAATTTTTACTCACTTTTCTCATAGTTTGGAAGTTATGTTTGTCGGTGGGTCTAACGAATGGTTGCTTTCTGCCACATCTTTATTTGGACCAGGTTCTTCTTTTCGATTCCAACATATTGAGAATTTGGAACGAATTTTTTATACATCCATTGCTTTGTTATTTTTCCACCATATACAATATGTTCCAGAGTTTTGGGATCGAATTCGCAAACATGATGTTTGGCTTGTTCCTGTTCTCGGTATTGTTACTATTTTCCTTCTCGCCACGCTTTCGCAAGATGGCGGAGAATTTATCTATTATAAGTTTTAG
- a CDS encoding LIC11270 family surface protein, whose protein sequence is MKTLIIPILVIFSHIILFIDCKTKLDLGDESKLPVISTLFNNRMLLLLKGTYATDNPLDWNELNNGTGELYIDSQGDGLDPTMTLVNRPKVGNLPIFLDIGEVRISSKYVKGLNDLTQIRDTVDSNKFWDYIAPNRQVFCTVTYSFDNNTCTESDGILKASDFFNGIGAQFPSNDPSSETIGWESSYSAGRSWFGREYYYAAIYFRSLVTGYALDAGAPVTGRFDNRPIVNGLNIVPRNNYVAGTSTSAKSTIVPKLFPALYTQLPSQSVQSDMQVRDGFDPYILEVRVNLKENLMLHSYVTSRATTVTYVGISDIFYDHKGEGDAGGNLLTRARIIYPETASSLTISGGGNSLLHYYGIFREQESDFLNVLPLAATPAKQGAKIKYLNPGTYKAVCLGDLVKQDGFPDTVVRETTFNIPEYPFRQTYNVDLTCP, encoded by the coding sequence ATGAAAACTTTAATAATTCCTATTTTAGTTATATTTTCGCATATAATTCTTTTCATAGATTGCAAAACCAAATTAGATTTAGGTGATGAATCCAAACTCCCTGTTATCTCCACTTTATTCAATAACAGAATGTTATTACTCTTAAAAGGAACTTATGCCACAGACAATCCACTCGATTGGAATGAGCTAAATAACGGAACCGGAGAATTATATATTGATTCCCAAGGGGATGGACTTGATCCAACCATGACTTTGGTGAATCGACCCAAGGTTGGAAATTTACCTATCTTTTTGGATATTGGAGAAGTTAGGATCTCCAGTAAATACGTGAAAGGATTAAACGACTTAACACAAATTCGAGATACTGTAGATTCCAATAAATTTTGGGACTACATTGCTCCAAACAGACAAGTATTCTGTACTGTCACCTATTCCTTTGATAACAACACATGTACAGAAAGTGACGGAATTTTAAAGGCATCTGATTTTTTCAATGGGATTGGAGCCCAATTCCCCTCTAACGATCCATCCTCCGAAACTATTGGTTGGGAAAGTTCCTATTCTGCAGGCAGATCTTGGTTTGGGCGTGAATACTACTACGCAGCCATTTATTTTCGTTCTCTCGTAACTGGGTATGCTTTGGATGCGGGAGCTCCTGTAACAGGAAGATTTGATAACAGACCGATTGTCAATGGGCTAAACATTGTTCCACGTAACAATTATGTGGCGGGAACTTCTACTTCAGCAAAAAGTACAATTGTTCCCAAACTTTTTCCTGCACTTTATACCCAACTTCCAAGCCAATCTGTCCAGTCAGATATGCAAGTTCGAGATGGTTTTGACCCATATATCCTAGAGGTTCGAGTCAACTTAAAAGAGAACTTAATGTTACATTCTTATGTGACAAGCCGCGCTACAACAGTCACTTATGTAGGTATCAGTGACATCTTTTATGACCATAAAGGGGAAGGAGACGCAGGCGGAAATTTATTGACAAGGGCAAGAATCATATATCCAGAAACCGCATCTAGTTTAACGATCTCAGGTGGCGGAAACTCTTTGTTACATTACTATGGAATTTTCAGAGAACAAGAAAGTGATTTTTTAAACGTTCTGCCTCTTGCTGCTACACCAGCTAAACAAGGTGCCAAAATCAAATACCTAAATCCAGGTACTTATAAGGCGGTTTGTTTGGGAGACCTTGTGAAACAGGACGGCTTTCCTGATACTGTAGTACGAGAGACTACATTTAATATTCCTGAATATCCGTTCCGACAGACGTATAACGTTGATTTGACTTGTCCCTAG
- a CDS encoding DUF1574 domain-containing protein has translation MEFIRNRYLLVPFLVVFLTFCLDKLLLLENVHTYFSKSLSDINYIQKRQLYEDLKVYLSNKDRDKVLVYFGNSRALLFDNEYIHKKYPGWVMFNFSVPGGKPDYVLQWMEEFHKDNVKPDFFLFDHSVEMYNSAATLKVDETLTNGLNVSFVLKHFSLFSTDDISTLIAKRMFRAYQYRPKLEVILTRAKNKESFLYPYRELRNSLMANLNRGKGSAMTPGTHQSVLPPELLKKSAIGDFHSYLVPFRFSENILSFTNQSLELAKQLGVPTAVIWVRLSLPYMDHIRNLKVSVGDGKEDTVYHDWYPRMVAYHKQNGVPFWNMNDDPNYTCNNFSDAGHMSPTCYDEYTDYIFKNLLHSFVKGAR, from the coding sequence GTGGAATTCATTCGTAACCGATATTTACTTGTCCCGTTTTTGGTTGTATTCCTTACATTCTGTTTGGACAAACTTTTGCTTTTAGAAAATGTTCATACATATTTTTCAAAATCGCTTTCTGATATAAATTACATACAAAAACGCCAGTTATACGAAGATTTGAAAGTTTATTTATCTAACAAAGACAGGGACAAGGTATTAGTATATTTTGGAAATTCTCGTGCCTTGTTGTTTGATAATGAATACATTCATAAAAAATACCCAGGTTGGGTGATGTTTAATTTTTCTGTTCCGGGTGGAAAACCAGATTATGTATTACAATGGATGGAAGAGTTCCATAAAGACAATGTAAAACCCGATTTCTTTTTGTTTGATCATTCCGTGGAAATGTATAACTCGGCAGCTACTTTAAAGGTAGATGAAACTTTAACAAACGGACTAAATGTATCTTTTGTATTAAAACACTTTTCATTGTTTTCGACAGATGATATTTCTACATTAATCGCAAAACGTATGTTTCGTGCCTACCAATATCGTCCTAAGTTAGAGGTGATCCTTACAAGGGCAAAAAATAAAGAATCGTTTTTATATCCTTATCGCGAATTGCGTAATAGTTTGATGGCCAATTTGAATCGAGGGAAAGGTTCTGCGATGACTCCGGGAACTCACCAGTCTGTACTTCCTCCGGAACTTTTGAAAAAATCTGCCATTGGAGACTTTCATTCATATTTGGTCCCTTTTCGGTTTTCTGAGAATATTTTGAGTTTTACAAACCAATCCTTGGAACTGGCAAAACAGTTAGGAGTGCCTACGGCAGTCATTTGGGTTCGTTTATCTTTGCCTTATATGGATCATATTCGAAATCTAAAAGTGTCTGTGGGTGATGGAAAGGAAGATACCGTGTATCACGATTGGTATCCTAGAATGGTCGCATACCATAAACAAAATGGAGTGCCTTTTTGGAATATGAATGATGATCCAAATTATACCTGCAACAATTTTAGTGATGCAGGTCATATGTCACCGACTTGCTACGATGAATATACGGATTATATTTTTAAGAATTTACTTCATTCCTTTGTAAAAGGCGCACGATAA
- a CDS encoding SDR family NAD(P)-dependent oxidoreductase: protein MGKKIIIVGASSGIGKAIAEAELNAGNSVALLARREKSLESISKKANSGKEKRAFPLVFDVTKFSTAEKTFDKAVSLLGGVDEVYFASGVMPEISPNEYNTTKDLEMLNVNLLGAVAFLNPVATYFTKQKSGKIIGISSIAGERGRKGNPVYNTSKAALNTYLEALRNRLSESNVQVTTIKPGFVLTEMTKGLKLPEKGLMKAITAEEAAEKIRKIVASGKDEAFVPGIWTLVGLIIRNIPNFIFKKLSI from the coding sequence ATGGGGAAAAAAATAATCATCGTCGGTGCCTCGAGCGGGATCGGAAAAGCCATAGCAGAAGCTGAATTGAACGCAGGAAATTCCGTAGCACTATTAGCCAGAAGGGAAAAGTCCCTCGAATCCATATCTAAAAAAGCAAATTCAGGAAAAGAAAAAAGAGCCTTTCCTTTGGTCTTTGATGTGACAAAGTTTTCCACAGCAGAGAAGACATTTGACAAAGCAGTGAGTTTACTTGGTGGAGTGGACGAAGTGTACTTTGCATCAGGTGTTATGCCAGAAATTTCTCCTAACGAATACAATACGACCAAAGATTTGGAAATGTTAAACGTTAATTTATTAGGTGCCGTTGCTTTTTTAAATCCAGTCGCCACATATTTCACAAAACAAAAGTCCGGCAAAATCATCGGAATTTCTTCCATCGCAGGTGAACGTGGTAGAAAAGGAAATCCAGTTTATAATACTTCCAAAGCTGCTCTTAATACATATCTGGAAGCACTTCGCAATCGTTTGTCTGAATCAAATGTGCAAGTAACAACGATTAAACCTGGATTTGTTCTAACGGAAATGACAAAAGGCCTCAAACTTCCAGAAAAAGGATTAATGAAAGCTATCACTGCAGAAGAAGCAGCAGAAAAAATTCGTAAAATCGTTGCTAGTGGTAAAGACGAAGCTTTTGTCCCTGGGATTTGGACTCTTGTAGGTCTTATCATTCGTAACATTCCCAATTTCATTTTTAAAAAACTGAGTATATAA